The Lewinellaceae bacterium genome has a segment encoding these proteins:
- a CDS encoding glycoside hydrolase family 125 protein gives MDRRIFLKHHSMALGAFAFPASLSLDFSRIFPRVLKSNRPPLKDRTFTSEAVEALIKEVKAAIKDEELAWMFENCYPNTLDTTVDYEVIDGKPDTFIITGDIDAMWLRDSTAQVWPYMPLITKDEKLRNLVKGLINRQIKCILKDPYANAFYKDLTKESDWKSDRPSPIPGVHERKWEIDSLCYAVRLSYEYFVITGDASIFDQDWERAMQLVVKTFRTEQRKDGKSPYSFVRQTTAMIDAPTFSGTGRPLKPVGLIASMFRPSDDATLFPFLIPSNIFAVISLRQLSALFRDVLKDDSTANELTEFAAEVDAAIRQYAITEHLDFGEIYAYEVDGFGNKVFMDDANVPSLMSLAYLGAHSTEDDWYKNTRTFLLSESNPYYLKGKAGEGQASPHTGKEKIWPMGIILRAITSTDEKEIVFCLQMLKNTHAGTGFMHEAFHKDDPSDFNRSWFAWANTLFGELIIKIYHERREVLSRVFE, from the coding sequence ATGGATAGAAGAATATTTTTGAAACACCATTCCATGGCACTTGGAGCTTTTGCATTCCCTGCGTCTCTATCCCTGGATTTTTCGCGGATATTTCCCCGGGTATTAAAATCCAATCGCCCTCCGCTGAAGGATCGTACTTTTACCAGTGAGGCAGTGGAGGCCCTTATCAAAGAAGTAAAAGCTGCCATAAAAGATGAGGAACTCGCCTGGATGTTTGAGAATTGTTATCCCAATACCCTGGATACTACGGTAGATTACGAGGTTATTGACGGGAAGCCCGATACTTTTATCATCACCGGGGATATCGATGCCATGTGGCTGAGGGATTCCACCGCCCAGGTTTGGCCGTATATGCCGCTCATTACAAAAGATGAAAAATTGAGGAACCTGGTAAAAGGGTTGATCAACAGACAGATAAAATGTATTCTTAAAGATCCTTATGCCAATGCTTTTTACAAAGACCTGACTAAGGAGTCGGACTGGAAGAGTGACCGGCCTTCGCCTATTCCTGGCGTACATGAAAGAAAGTGGGAAATCGACTCCCTGTGTTATGCTGTCCGGCTGTCTTATGAATATTTTGTCATCACGGGGGATGCTTCCATTTTTGATCAGGACTGGGAGCGAGCGATGCAATTGGTGGTCAAAACATTCCGGACAGAACAACGTAAAGACGGAAAATCTCCCTACTCATTTGTCCGTCAAACTACGGCTATGATCGATGCCCCCACTTTTTCAGGCACTGGAAGGCCCCTGAAACCCGTTGGATTGATTGCCTCTATGTTTCGCCCTTCAGATGATGCCACACTGTTTCCGTTTTTAATCCCTTCCAATATTTTTGCAGTCATTTCCTTACGGCAATTGTCTGCTCTATTCCGGGATGTTTTGAAGGATGATTCAACCGCGAATGAATTGACCGAATTTGCCGCAGAGGTGGATGCCGCCATCCGTCAGTATGCCATTACAGAACACCTTGACTTTGGGGAGATTTATGCCTATGAGGTGGATGGGTTCGGGAATAAAGTGTTTATGGATGATGCCAATGTACCTTCATTAATGTCACTGGCTTACCTGGGCGCACATTCCACTGAAGATGATTGGTATAAAAATACACGGACTTTTCTACTGAGCGAAAGCAACCCGTACTACCTGAAAGGGAAAGCAGGGGAGGGGCAGGCCAGTCCTCATACGGGGAAAGAAAAAATTTGGCCGATGGGTATTATTTTGAGAGCGATCACGAGTACCGACGAAAAGGAAATCGTGTTTTGTCTGCAAATGTTAAAAAATACACATGCCGGAACGGGATTCATGCACGAGGCATTTCACAAGGACGACCCTTCGGATTTCAACCGGTCATGGTTTGCCTGGGCGAACACTTTGTTTGGAGAGTTGATTATAAAAATTTATCATGAACGAAGGGAGGTATTATCACGGGTGTTTGAATAA
- a CDS encoding patatin-like phospholipase family protein, giving the protein MYKILSLDGGGSWAILQLLTLNERYPGWSGHQVLKEYDLVIANSGGSIVLAALAENWPLTQALSLFENRGIRESIFSKNRFMERFFPTDYTRLFGAFGPKYSAKRKGEAFKRLFPEIDKRQMCELPEFIGKDQLRIVVCTYDALNNRAKFFKSYGYEEGDECFDSIRLTQAIHGSSNAPIQYFDFPARFKAKQTEVFYELWDGALGGFNNPVVAGIIEAIKLGVPKSEISIVSLGTGNKLMSAEDKEQFYKIKQCAIEDRRKKWNFFKLKNQLAYFVKSVLNQAKTILYEPPDWANYVALMFLFEQLDEEPCDRFIRLSPMIHIDDNTPEAVIGLMRSLYRLDMDITKDEEIDLIKQCFKQWKNGVIQNQPIVYKVDRNNVLEFKNGLRTFAEAMDLWEYGEMHFYAS; this is encoded by the coding sequence ATGTATAAAATATTATCATTGGATGGTGGAGGAAGCTGGGCGATACTTCAGTTATTGACTTTAAATGAACGTTATCCGGGGTGGTCAGGTCATCAGGTGTTGAAGGAATATGACCTTGTCATAGCCAATTCCGGGGGAAGTATTGTTTTGGCAGCTCTTGCCGAGAACTGGCCGCTGACGCAGGCCCTTTCTCTATTTGAAAACAGAGGAATCCGGGAATCCATTTTTAGCAAGAATCGTTTTATGGAGCGTTTCTTTCCTACGGATTATACCCGGTTATTTGGTGCCTTCGGGCCCAAATATAGTGCTAAAAGAAAAGGAGAGGCCTTTAAACGGCTGTTTCCCGAAATTGATAAACGCCAGATGTGTGAGCTGCCTGAATTTATCGGAAAGGATCAATTGAGGATCGTCGTGTGTACTTATGACGCCCTGAATAACAGGGCCAAATTTTTTAAATCTTACGGGTATGAAGAAGGAGATGAATGTTTTGACTCTATCCGACTGACACAAGCCATCCACGGTTCTTCCAATGCGCCGATTCAGTATTTTGATTTTCCAGCCAGGTTTAAAGCCAAACAAACCGAGGTTTTTTATGAGTTATGGGATGGGGCTTTGGGTGGTTTTAATAATCCCGTTGTTGCCGGAATAATTGAAGCGATAAAACTGGGTGTTCCTAAAAGTGAAATCAGTATTGTGTCGCTTGGTACGGGAAATAAATTAATGTCCGCAGAGGATAAAGAACAATTCTACAAGATAAAGCAATGTGCTATTGAGGACCGCCGAAAGAAATGGAATTTTTTTAAGTTAAAAAACCAATTGGCCTATTTTGTCAAATCAGTTTTGAATCAGGCTAAAACTATTCTCTATGAGCCCCCTGACTGGGCTAATTATGTCGCATTGATGTTTCTCTTTGAGCAACTTGATGAAGAACCTTGTGATCGTTTTATACGGCTTTCCCCCATGATTCATATAGATGATAATACTCCTGAAGCGGTTATTGGGCTTATGAGGAGTTTGTACCGGTTGGACATGGATATTACCAAAGATGAAGAAATTGATTTGATCAAACAATGTTTTAAACAATGGAAAAATGGTGTCATTCAAAATCAGCCAATTGTTTATAAAGTGGACAGGAATAATGTACTCGAATTCAAAAATGGCTTAAGGACTTTTGCAGAAGCTATGGACTTGTGGGAATACGGTGAAATGCATTTTTACGCCTCGTGA